One genomic segment of Vicia villosa cultivar HV-30 ecotype Madison, WI unplaced genomic scaffold, Vvil1.0 ctg.003240F_1_1, whole genome shotgun sequence includes these proteins:
- the LOC131640625 gene encoding uncharacterized protein LOC131640625 — translation MADTEYLKYKDPKQPLNTRIKDLIGRMTLEEKIGQMLQIERTVASADIVNKYYIGSLLSAGGSVPKVNATANDWVDMVNKFQKGALSTRLGIPIIYGVDVVHGHNNVYNATIFPHNIGLGATRDPRWGRCFESYSEDHKIVQAMTEIILGLQGDIPPHSRKGVPYVAGNKKVEACAKHYVGDGGTTKGINENNTVITRHELLSIHMPAYYDLIIKGVSNIMGFVISDFFGIDKITSPPHANYTHSIEVGVNAGIDMVNYVFFQFC, via the exons ATGGCAGATACTGAATATTTGAAATACAAAGATCCAAAGCAACCATTGAATACTAGAATTAAGGATCTTATTGGTAGAATGACTTTGGAAGAGAAAATCGGTCAAATGCTTCAAATTGAGCGCACGGTTGCTTCTGCTGATATAGTGAACAAGTATTACATTG GGAGTCTTCTGAGTGCCGGCGGAAGTGTTCCTAAGGTGAATGCAACTGCAAATGATTGGGTTGATATGGTGAATAAGTTTCAAAAAGGTGCATTGTCGACTAGGCTTGGAATTCCAATAATATATGGAGTTGATGTTGTTCATGGTCATAACAATGTTTATAATGCTACTATTTTTCCTCACAATATCGGTCTAGGGGCTACAAG AGATCCAAGATGGGGTAGATGTTTTGAAAGTTATAGTGAAGATCATAAAATTGTTCAAGCTATGACCGAGATCATTCTAGGATTGCAAGGTGATATCCCTCCACATTCACGCAAGGGTGTTCCATATGTTGCTGGAAACAAGAAAGTAGAAGCTTGTGCAAAACACTATGTTGGTGATGGTGGAACGACAAAAGGAATCAATGAGAATAACACAGTTATAACAAGACATGAATTGCTTAGCATTCACATGCCAGCTTACTATGACTTAATTATTAAGGGTGTCTCAAACATCATG GGTTTTGTCATATcagatttttttggaattgacaAGATAACTTCACCTCCTCATGCTAACTACACACATTCAATTGAAGTCGGAGTAAATGCCGGTATTGACATGGTAAACtatgttttttttcaattttgctgA